The DNA region CGTAAAGAAGAGAATCGGAAGCGATCCTTGCATTTTTTTGTATACCCACTTTAGGAAGATATGTCTCCACGCAACCTTTTCCGGACATGCTCGTTGGGCGGCCGGCGCTTCCGGCGAGCCATCTTCTTTTATGTGAACGCCCCCAAGGCACAGTTCAAACCGGAAACAGCGCCTGGTCATGAATTTTTCTCTGCGGCGGGGTTTGCCGTCAATCGGACATCAGCTTTTCCACAGCGTTAAAAGTCTCCGTAACCTTGCTTACCACCACGGTGTACCTTCCAATTCATCTGAGGCGTTGATTTAGATCTGATCACCCAAAAGCTGTGATAAACAATAGTTTTCAAGGAGGACATTTGGCGCATACCGACCTGAACTGCATTGTGCTCAGGTATCGGTCGCCCCGGTCGGGCAGAATCACTACGATCGTCCCTCGCTCCATCTCCTTTGCCTTTTGCAGCGCCACAGCGACGGCCGCGCCTGCGGACGTGCCAACGAAAAGCCCTTCCCTCTGAGCGAGAAGCCGGGTCACTTCGAAAGCCTCCCCGTCGGCAACTATCACCTTCTCGCTCAGCTCTTCGGGATGGTAGATGCCGGGAACCATTGATTCCGTCATGTTCTTGAGACCCTGTATGGTGTGTCCCATGGCGGGCTCAACCCCCACTATCTTGATTTCCGGTTTCACCGACTTGAGATACCGGCCCGTTCCCATGAGTGTGCCTGTCGTACCCATGCCAGCTACAAACATGTCGACTTCCCCGTTTGTCTGGCGGAATATCTCCGGCCCTGTTGTTTCAAAGTGGGCAAGGGCATTATCGCTGTTATCATACTGATTGGGCATAAAATACTTGTCAGGTTCTGCTTCGAGGAGGCTTAGTGCCTTGGTTATAGCTCCGTCGATATTTTCTTTCGCCGGGGTAAGGAAGACCTGAGATCCGAGGCCTTCGAGAATCAGTCTGCGCTCGGTACTCACGCACTCTGGCATGCAGAGATCCA from Syntrophobacterales bacterium includes:
- a CDS encoding cysteine synthase family protein encodes the protein MNVLSAIGNTPLVELININQNPEVKILCKLEGCNPGGSIKDRPALYMITKAEERGELTKDKVILEPTSGNTGIAIAMIGAAKGYKVDLCMPECVSTERRLILEGLGSQVFLTPAKENIDGAITKALSLLEAEPDKYFMPNQYDNSDNALAHFETTGPEIFRQTNGEVDMFVAGMGTTGTLMGTGRYLKSVKPEIKIVGVEPAMGHTIQGLKNMTESMVPGIYHPEELSEKVIVADGEAFEVTRLLAQREGLFVGTSAGAAVAVALQKAKEMERGTIVVILPDRGDRYLSTMQFRSVCAKCPP